One genomic window of Amphiura filiformis chromosome 3, Afil_fr2py, whole genome shotgun sequence includes the following:
- the LOC140147668 gene encoding fibrinogen-like protein 1, which yields MSTEPPRFENKVEPIQKAPEGSGGLGKGSSKTVAIIIVISVVVVVAVVALVLGLVLSDKGTHGTSNAQDKLDSTNRPTYQSEMSPQPSTSDLQTLVQITDEEDTGYASTSSPANDITETTTVTEGMPTSYYTNVSGSANGSQGTTEQGQVYTDCTEVPASGVYRIQPMELTSSILVYCDMNSNGGGWIVVLRRKDGSTNFNLLMQSYIDGFGDLTGEFWLGLSVLRDLTCGNDASEWNVNDHANGECFWELRVDVGDWRNNIANENYEYIFIYGDAYRLEVGTYSGTAGNEFINQLNAAFSANDNDKDSHLLLNLAQVARGGWWYNLDTSPNLCGYYCEPTSLGCSNSMNWGWLSSLKTASMKIRRVVPT from the exons ATGAGTACTGAACCACCACGTTTTGAAAATAAGGTCGAGCCGATTCAAAAGGCGCCAGAAGGAAGCGGAGGATTGGGCAAAGGATCCAGTAAAACCGTAGCAATAATTATTGTCATATCTGTGGTAGTAGTGGTTGCAGTTGTGGCACTTGTTTTGGGTCTCGTGCTATCAG ACAAGGGAACACATGGAACATCCAACGCTCAGGACAAACTTGATtctacaaataggcctacataccaaaGCGAAATGTCACCGCAACCTTCAACGTCAG ATCTTCAAACGCTAGTCCAAATTACAGATGAAGAAGATACTGGTTATGCTAGCACTAGTTCACCGGCTAATGATATAACGGAAACCACTACAGTTACTGAAGGAATGCCAACTTCATATTATACCAATGTTTCAG GATCAGCGAATGGTAGTCAAGGAACGACTGAACAAGGACAAG TATACACTGACTGCACAGAGGTTCCTGCCAGTGGTGTTTACAGAATACAACCCATGGAACTCACAAGCTCTATCTTAGTGTATTGTGATATGAACAGCAACGGAGGCGGCTGGATT gTTGTTCTGAGGCGTAAGGATGGCAGTACCAACTTCAACTTACTGATGCAGTCGTACATAGACGGTTTTGGGGATTTGACTGGTGAATTCTGGCTCGGTCTATCAGTTCTGCGTGATTTGACATGCGGTAATGATGCTTCCGAATGGAACGTTAATGATCATGCTAACGGGGAATGTTTCTGGGAGCTACGAGTGGATGTGGGAGACTGGAGAAACAATATTGCCAACGAGAATTACGAGTATATCTTTATCTATGGAGATGCCTATAGATTAGAAGTGGGCACATATTCTGGCACCGCCG GCAACGAGTTTATAAACCAGTTGAACGCCGCTTTTTCAGCCAACGACAATGACAAAGACTCACATCTTCTTCTGAATCTAGCTCAAGTAGCCCGTGGAGGATGGTGGTATAATCTGGACACATCGCCAAACCTATGCGGATACTATTGTGAACCGACCTCTCTTGGCTGCTCCAATTCCATGAATTGGGGATGGTTGTCTTCTTTGAAAACGGCAAGCATGAAAATAAGACGTGTTGTGCCTACATAA
- the LOC140147184 gene encoding uncharacterized protein — protein MSDPDSPYSTFGTKRRKLDHDVPSHSHQTTPMSLQPDVMAQAEASSRDDSGEAHDLCMMQIAETDPQPGVTMSSGADIMEKQCQDVNPEASNCDLPEASNSQHDSDVAVDLPNVLNQTYVSGNQPSAGRDMYNIEGDAHIHIHEASPALIDELMNIQDSQTPKKCAGKLEMKCSDSLPGILLYTW, from the exons ATGTCAGATCCTGATTCACCATATTCTACTTTTGGAACCAAACGCCGAAAGTTAGATCATGATGTACCAAGCCACTCCCACCAAACCACACCCATGTCCCTACAACCAGATGTCATGGCCCAAGCTGAAGCCAGCAGTAGAGATGATTCAGGTGAAGCACATGATCTTTGTATGATGCAGATTGCAGAAACTGATCCTCAGCCTGGTGTCACTATGTCCTCAggag CAGATATCATGGAAAAACAATGTCAAGATGTCAACCCTGAAGCAAGCAATTGTGATCTACCTGAAGCAAGCAATAGTCAGCATGATAGTGATGTAGCTGTTGACCTTCCAAATGTTCTTAATCAAACTTATGTGTCTGGCAACCAACCCAGTGCTGGGAGAGATATGTATAACATAGAAGGTGATGCACATATACATATTCATGAAGCTAGTCCAGCCCTTATTGATG AATTGATGAACATACAAGATAGTCAAACTCCAAAGAAATGTGCAGGTA